In the Festucalex cinctus isolate MCC-2025b chromosome 10, RoL_Fcin_1.0, whole genome shotgun sequence genome, one interval contains:
- the ptgs2b gene encoding prostaglandin G/H synthase 2, translating to MNKSTLTLVLLSLGCLVCEGGNLCCSEPCQNRGVCTALGYDAYECDCTRTGYYGPNCTTPEFLTRIKLLLKPTPNTVHYLLTHFKGFWNIINNISFLRNAIMKYVLTSRSHMIDSPPTYNADYGYKNWEAYSNLSYYTRALPPVPQDCPTPMGVAGKKELPDAKLLAETLLMRRQFIPDPQGTSLMFAFFAQHFTHQFFKSDMKRGPAFTLAKGHGVDLSHIYGDNLERQNKLRLFKDGKLKYQMLDGEMYPPTVKDVGVDMHYPPHVPDSHRFAVGHEAFGLVPGLMMYATIWLREHNRVCDVLKQVHPYWDDERLFQTSRLILIGETIKIVIEDYVQHLSGYNFKLKFDPELLFSQRFQYQNRIASEFNTLYHWHPLMPESFHIEEKNYNYKEFVFNTSVVTEHGIANLVESFSKQIAGRVAGGRNVPAPILYVTIKSIKDSRQMRYQSLNAYRKRFSMAPYKSFEDLTGEKEMAAVLEEMYGDVDAVELYPGLLVEKPRPNAIFGETMVEMGAPFSLKGLMGNPICSPEYWKPSTFGGSVGFDIVNTASLQKLVCNNVRGPCPVASFHVPDIKDTGSVVINSSTSPSRDGDMNPTVILKKRTTEL from the exons ATGAACAAATCCACTTTAACGCTTGTCCTCTTGTCTCTTGGTTGTCTTGTGTGTGAGGGAG GTAACCTGTGCTGCTCAGAGCCATGCCAGAACAGAGGTGTTTGTACAGCCCTCGGATATGATGCTTATGAATGTGACTGTACGCGAACTGGATATTATGGTCCAAACTGCACAACAC CGGAATTCCTAACCCGGATAAAACTTCTCCTGAAGCCCACCCCCAACACAGTCCACTATCTTCTCACCCACTTCAAGGGCTTCTGGAACATCATCAACAACATCTCATTTCTCAGAAATGCGATCATGAAATATGTGTTGACAT CTCGCTCCCACATGATTGACAGCCCCCCAACCTACAATGCGGATTACGGTTACAAAAACTGGGAAGCTTATTCCAACCTTTCGTACTATACGAGAGCCCTCCCACCGGTGCCGCAGGATTGCCCAACCCCTATGGGAGTAGCAG GTAAAAAGGAGCTCCCGGATGCAAAACTTCTTGCAGAGACGCTACTGATGAGGAGGCAGTTCATCCCTGACCCACAGGGCACCAGCCTGATGTTTGCGTTCTTCGCACAGCACTTTACACACCAGTTCTTTAAATCGGACATGAAGAGAGGTCCTGCTTTCACACTGGCAAAAGGTCACGGG gTGGACCTTAGTCACATATATGGAGACAATCTGGAGAGGCAAAACAAACTGAGGCTCTTCAAAGACGGAAAACTTAAATATCAG ATGCTGGACGGCGAGATGTACCCTCCCACAGTCAAGGATGTGGGCGTTGATATGCACTACCCTCCTCATGTCCCCGACTCTCACCGCTTTGCCGTGGGCCACGAGGCTTTCGGCCTGGTCCCTGGTCTCATGATGTATGCCACCATTTGGCTCCGCGAACACAACCGAGTGTGCGACGTTTTGAAGCAAGTCCACCCCTACTGGGATGATGAAAGACTCTTTCAGACCTCGCGGCTCATTCTGATAG GAGAAACCATCAAGATTGTGATCGAGGACTACGTGCAGCATCTGAGTGGCTATAActtcaagttgaaatttgatccCGAGCTGCTGTTCAGCCAGCGTTTCCAGTACCAGAACCGCATTGCATCTGAGTTTAACACACTGTACCACTGGCACCCGCTGATGCCCGAATCCTTCCACATCGAGGAGAAAAACTACAACTATAAAGAGTTTGTCTTCAACACGTCTGTCGTGACTGAGCATGGCATTGCCAACCTGGTGGAGTCTTTCAGCAAGCAGATAGCTGGGCGG GTTGCTGGTGGTCGGAATGTCCCCGCACCGATTCTGTATGTGACTATTAAGTCCATAAAAGACAGCAGACAAATGCGTTACCAGTCTTTGAACGCCTACAGGAAAAGATTCTCTATGGCTCCGTACAAGTCTTTTGAAGATTTGACAG GGGAAAAAGAAATGGCAGCAGTGCTAGAGGAGATGTACGGAGATGTCGACGCTGTAGAGCTCTACCCAGGCCTACTTGTGGAAAAACCCAGACCCAATGCAATCTTCGGGGAAACCATGGTGGAGATGGGAGCCCCGTTCTCACTCAAAGGCTTGATGGGAAACCCCATCTGCTCCCCAGAATACTGGAAGCCCAGCACCTTTGGAGGAAGTGTCGGATTTGACATTGTCAATACGGCATCTCTGCAGAAGCTTGTGTGCAATAATGTGCGGGGGCCCTGTCCAGTGGCATCATTTCACGTACCTGACATCAAAGATACCGGCTCCGTCGTCATCAACTCCAGCACATCCCCCTCACGCGATGGCGACATGAACCCTAcagtcattttgaaaaaaaggacTACTGAGCtctaa